A stretch of DNA from Synechococcus sp. PROS-9-1:
TCTGGCTGCAAGCGGTTCACATCTAAAATCACTGTCACAGGGAGGCCGAGATCGCAGATCTGCGCGAGTTCTTCGGCATAGGCTTCCGCCCGCCCCGCCGTGATGGCAGCGAGATTGGGCACCACATCGAGGGCATCAGCTCCTCGGGCTGCGGCCCATTCCGCTTGCGCCCGTTTGAGCTCCGCTGGAATCGTCCCGAAGGGAAAGTCCACAACAGCAAACAAGCGAAGGCGTCCGCTGGGTCCGATGCGGTTTCGTACCGCTTCTAGGTGGCAGAGGCTGGTGCAGAGCCCTCCGAAGCCGAGCAGTCGCGCCGCATCGCAGAGGTTGTGCAGAGCCTCCTCTTCCAAGAGTGGATCTAAAACGGCTTGATGAATCATGGGCGGGAGCTCCGGAAGCTCCCGCTGACGCGGCGACGCGGTCATCGTTGTGGGGCAAGCACTGGCCTTAGTTCCGCGCTTGGATCACGCCAAATCCACCGTGATTGCGGTGATAAATCACCTGGAGTTCACCGCTTTCTTTGTCTCGAAACAGGTAGAAGTCGTGGTCGATCAGTTCGAGTTGATGGCGTGCGTCTTCAAGGCTCATCGCTGGCATTGAGAAATATTTGCGCCGAACCC
This window harbors:
- a CDS encoding 2-deoxyribose-5-phosphate aldolase, producing the protein MTASPRQRELPELPPMIHQAVLDPLLEEEALHNLCDAARLLGFGGLCTSLCHLEAVRNRIGPSGRLRLFAVVDFPFGTIPAELKRAQAEWAAARGADALDVVPNLAAITAGRAEAYAEELAQICDLGLPVTVILDVNRLQPERLSLAVEAAIDAGAAFLQAGNGFGAATTPVQVRKLKELARGNCAIKAAGGIQRLETALDLVEEGATALGTSHGPALIQALRHPQ